GATTTTGACCTGCTCCTTTTAGTATCACGATGTTTtgacttttcatttttactttcaTCCTCTCTGACATCAGTTTGATCCCTATTGTCTGTAGATCTTGATCTGGAGTGCCTTTTATCACTATGCCTCAATCTTCTATTTCTGTTTTCATCCAATCTCTCAGGAGAATCATGCCTATCATCCACAGATTTTGAACTCGATCGTTTTTTGTGCCGGGATCTACTTTcatccacttttcttggggatgACCGGCTCCTTCTGTGAGGCTTCTCATCCACAGATAATGACTTGGATCGCCTTCTCTCTCTGCGCTTAGACTTTCCATGCAAGACTTCTTCATTTTTGCTAGAGTGAAGCCTATCATCTGAAGATCTTGACCTTGAGCGCCTTCtgtttcttagttttttttcatCAATCTTTGGAGAAGGCCTACTTCCTCTGCGATGACTTGGAGAGCCAGAATCAACACGTGACTGTTTCCTTCCTCTATGAGGTGAAGTTTCTCTATGACATTTTGGAGAAACAGGTGATTTCCTTGTATAAGGACTTACACTCCTacttctgtttcttcttgaagCAGATGAACGATGATCAAGTGATCTATCTGAATCTCGTCTTCTGTATCTATCACTATGTTCCCTAATATCTCTATAGGACCGTCTTTCCCTATCATAGCTTGAGTAATGATGGGGCCTCAATGGTGACCTAGAGCGGTGATCCTTAGAATGACGAGCAGGTGAATAAGAGCGAGACCTCCTCCTTCTCCGGTAACTGATAGGAGATCTTGACTTTGACCGAGATCTTCCACGAGGAGGAGAGGATGATCTGCCaaaggaaattaaattttagattagaCAGAGAGCTTTGTACAGAAAAACAGAATATGATAATGActggtagaaaaaaaaaattacaacaagatTTTTCccaatttaattcaaaataaccaCGAATCCATGATAAACGATAGACTTGCCAATTGCCAGGCCACCCACAATATATTTCTTTCTTCCATGTTAGACACCAGTTAATTCTAAgtacaaataatttattcagCCCAATTCTTCTTACCTTTTTTAGCATCTACATGCACATACATAACCCTACCACATCTAGCTAGAAATATAGAAACTTCATATGATTCAAATATTTCAAACTTTCTATGTTGAAACCTATAATAATTCAGGACAGCTGGTTGATTCAGTTAAGTCACGGCGATGGCATCAATTGAAATTCATATACAATTGTACATAACTTCTCTAATGAAAATCTCCCTTTCTAAAGAATCAGCACAAACAAGGAAAGCAGACCGATCAACAAGGAATTCTCCCAAGTATGTTAATTCATACTCTATTATTGCTGCGCCACCCAAATGACCTCCAATACTGCAGGAGGGCACAAGTCCCCATAACTCAGCAACTTTGCAATGCAAGAGTGGGGAGGTTCCTCAACTACAATGTACCTACTATTCCTCATGCACAGTTAGGATAGTTGGTTAAGTGTCGCATCAGTTGCAAGTTTGAACTAATTACAACTGTTCTGTAACAACATAAAAGTATTGTATCTTCTATTATCCCGAACATAATAAGAAATACAGAAACACTTCTCagttttctctctatttttcgCACCATCAGTTCAAACATTATGAGTTCATGTCTCCTACTTCCTATTTAGGACATCCCCGGAACAAAAATCAAACCTGGacttaatttgaaataaaatcagGACAATAAGCATATGTTATCCTCTAAACAATTGACAACAGTAATCAAACCTGGAGTTTTGCTTTGTCTCTTTCTCTTCACTTCCAACTCCATCAGGATTCAATTTCTTACTTATTTCTGCAGCTCGGGCTGCTGCTAACTCCGTGGCAGATTTCATGGTTGCAGCCCGGGTAGCAGCCTGCTGTGCAGTCATAGATTGTTGCATAAGCAGTGCTTGCTGGAATTGCATCTGTTGCATTGCAACAGCTTGCTGCATCATCAGAGGAAGAGATGATGAAGCAAGTGAAGAATTCGCAACAGATGGTTTCTGTGGAAGTGATTTTGCCATTTCAACATTTAAAGGGCGCCCCCCAACATCTATGTTGTTTAATGCCAGAGCAGCAGTTGCCTCTTCAGGCTTCGAGTATTCTATATAGGCAAAATGCTTTGAATCTGTGATTGCACATTCAACAACAGTGCCACAGAATCCAAAGAGTTGTTTTAGCTGTTCTACAGTGAGAAGAGGGCTAAGATTGCTAACTTGAAGGGTTTTCTTCAATGCATCATCCTTACTAGCCTTTTCAGGTGAACCTATTGTGGTAGCAAAtacaattagaagaaaaaactaGGACACAgtaaaacacaacaacaaaaaataatgtcaCAATCAAACATAGTGCAAAATTAAGGAGAGAGAGCTTTCATCATATTAGAAATTAGTGCAAAATTAAGGAGAGAGAGCTCTCATCatattagaaatttagaattgtgaaatgaTAAACGTACcactaaaacaaaattaagataaCAGCATACCAGCGGAATCTTTCGCAGACTGAGCTTGCACCTGAGCTGCATGTGCTTGAAGGGCTTGAGCAGCAACTATTGCCTGAGCGGCAGCCATTGCAGCTGCAGAAGGTGCCATAGGAGCTTGGCTAAGTGTTCCCATTGAGGTTGTCGCAGCCAAGGCAGTCATTAACAAATTATGAGGTGGGTGATTCAACTTACAATCAACTTTCGCACAACGCCCATTAAGGTAATCACGACAAACTTCCCCAAGTGAGGCCCCAATTCCAGGCAAAATAGCACCACCAGAAGCTCCAGCAACAACCCCCGGAATCATTCCCAACAATCCAGGGAATGCCCCTGAAACTGACCCAGAGTAATTCGGCATGTTGGGCATAGTTTGATTAACGAGATTTGGAAATGAAGATGCAGGAGCTAAACCCAGCAGCCCTCCAGTACTattacctacaaaacaaatcaaAGCATTGGAAATTGACCACCAATAAGATCATTCAAACCAAAATACAGACATATAGACAGCGACGAGGTTATCAACACAACACCCCGCCTATGCATAGCCAATCTCAAGCCAATGTAATGAGAGAGGGTTGTGTTAAACCTTCGGCAGCCAACACAACACTCGTTGATATTAGATATACTAAACACAGATCACTCACGACAAGTAACCATGGTGTCATTGAACCATGTAGCCAATCTCACTTGGTGGGATAAGGCTTttgttattgtttgttttatcACTACTCATAATTACATCCTAGTCAAACCAACTTATTATCATACATATAAAAGGCAACCAAGTGAAACCAAACCAAGAACAACTCAAAACAACCACATTTGAGGCAAATGCATACACTacattcaaaaaaagaaaaagcaaaaacCATAAAGCATATGTAGTACCTGCTGCACTGAAAAACACAGGAAATGGGCTCCCCATGATAGGCCTCCCATTACACTCAACACTGACCATATAATTCCCTCTCTTAGGCACCACATAAGTCACAGTATAAGTTCCATCCCCCATATCCTTCACCATCCCCTCTTGCTCAGTCCCTCCAACACCCAACCCGGGAGTCACCCTCACCTTTATTTGCGCGCCGCCGCCGGAAACCTTCCTCTCATCGGCGTCCTTAGTCACCACCACAAACGAGGACGGAGCGCACGCGGTTCCTCCGGCGATCCCGGTCCCCGCAGCGGTGCACTTGGCGGGCTCCACGGGGCCAATGGGCTTGTGGGCCAGGTCCTCGTACTCCTCCTCGGAGTCGCTGTCCGAATCAGCAACGCTCCCTCCTCCCTTGTCGTGTTTATTCTCCAAAGCCTTGAAGGTGGCCTCGAACGCCGCCTTCGCCGCCGCGGCCTTCTCCGCCTCGCTCTTCAGCTTCGCCTCCTCCGCCTGCTTCATCCAAATCGGCTTCGCAGCGCCCGAACCGCGATCACCCATCAAACCCTACCTTCGAAAAATTACCACCAATCGCTGATAGATAAATACTAGTAAAACCTAATTTCGGGGAAGGGGGATTTTCGATAAATTAGTGCGAGAACTACcctatttcaataataataatttccaaGATTTGGAAgattaaagagagagagagaccagAGAAAAGGCGTTGAATTGAATGGATTTTGAGGGCATTGAAATGATTGTTAGGGGGGTTGACGGAAGATGGAGGGTAGAttgggaaaagagaaaaatgggaGGTGTATTGTACCTGTTCGTTGGTGTGACGGCTAAGTTTGGTGTTGGAGcgttgggcttgggcttgggcttgggcTTCGGCTTCTGAAGTCTGATGGTAGGAGAATCAAGAA
This genomic interval from Glycine max cultivar Williams 82 chromosome 5, Glycine_max_v4.0, whole genome shotgun sequence contains the following:
- the LOC100796921 gene encoding uncharacterized protein; amino-acid sequence: MGDRGSGAAKPIWMKQAEEAKLKSEAEKAAAAKAAFEATFKALENKHDKGGGSVADSDSDSEEEYEDLAHKPIGPVEPAKCTAAGTGIAGGTACAPSSFVVVTKDADERKVSGGGAQIKVRVTPGLGVGGTEQEGMVKDMGDGTYTVTYVVPKRGNYMVSVECNGRPIMGSPFPVFFSAAGNSTGGLLGLAPASSFPNLVNQTMPNMPNYSGSVSGAFPGLLGMIPGVVAGASGGAILPGIGASLGEVCRDYLNGRCAKVDCKLNHPPHNLLMTALAATTSMGTLSQAPMAPSAAAMAAAQAIVAAQALQAHAAQVQAQSAKDSAGSPEKASKDDALKKTLQVSNLSPLLTVEQLKQLFGFCGTVVECAITDSKHFAYIEYSKPEEATAALALNNIDVGGRPLNVEMAKSLPQKPSVANSSLASSSLPLMMQQAVAMQQMQFQQALLMQQSMTAQQAATRAATMKSATELAAARAAEISKKLNPDGVGSEEKETKQNSRSSSPPRGRSRSKSRSPISYRRRRRSRSYSPARHSKDHRSRSPLRPHHYSSYDRERRSYRDIREHSDRYRRRDSDRSLDHRSSASRRNRSRSVSPYTRKSPVSPKCHRETSPHRGRKQSRVDSGSPSHRRGSRPSPKIDEKKLRNRRRSRSRSSDDRLHSSKNEEVLHGKSKRRERRRSKSLSVDEKPHRRSRSSPRKVDESRSRHKKRSSSKSVDDRHDSPERLDENRNRRLRHSDKRHSRSRSTDNRDQTDVREDESKNEKSKHRDTKRSRSKSVEGKRRSKDKSGENRDKKSKHHDRRRSRSISLEDKHDKGGTSLHINLDERNFELTKSPEGKNHYSDKYGNRGEKSEHQKKTPSKSKSGQFDGSGPLRGNYKEDDSKGKSPSDSGSAEVKHHLNDGESATSEENSKLFGDVFQEPIINAKDSAILNDNGTLTSVNGNYKSEGSSENAGADDNPGWISVEKVGSEKY